From the genome of Triticum aestivum cultivar Chinese Spring chromosome 3B, IWGSC CS RefSeq v2.1, whole genome shotgun sequence, one region includes:
- the LOC123071478 gene encoding lysM domain receptor-like kinase 3 encodes MARHSFFFFFFFLALFLQHLHISVGLPGRSLAAATEQWQPMQCDAASLNPSSCSSYLYVTPQGRSLSEIASLFNGSTSLTQPIKRRSGSEDLLLRVPCVCGAINDTMSGLFHDTEYKVSPDDTADSINSNFSGLAWNVIPTANKTITVHLLCGCSSMASEGVVSYTVQPKDTLSNIATLFRSGSREILSLNAGVTDPDFLKEGWILFIPMGVASSSKRKFGGLPIIITVSISAAIMLLFALTIVLRLRRRSLVPNVEVPKKEMERVPSNTSIAILESRYFPTKRIDDIDPFQTERPVIFSLKAVGEATANFDEKRKIGEGGYGMVYLGFIGTHEIAVKMMKDSKSKEFFAELKVLCKVHHINVVELIGYASGEDHLYLVYEYVQNGSLSEHLHDPLLKGHQPLSWTARTQIATDAARGIEYIHDHTKACYVHRDIKTSNILLDDGLRAKVADFGLVKLVERSDEEDCLATRLVGTPGYLPPESVRELHMTTKSDVYAFGVVLAELITGLRALVRDNKEANKTKSLISTMRKAFKSEDVESSLEKIIDPSLKDNYPIEEVCKLVNISMWCLSEDPLDRPEMREIMPMLSRIHLTSIEWEASLGGDAEVFSGVFNGR; translated from the exons ATGGCCAGAcattcattcttcttcttcttcttcttccttgccttgTTTCTGCAACACCTCCACATTAGTGTCGGTTTACCTGGAAGGAGTTTAGCAGCAGCAACAGAGCAATGGCAGCCCATGCAGTGCGACGCTGCGTCGCTCAACCCATCATCGTGCAGCTCATACCTTTATGTGACTCCTCAAGGGCGCAGCCTGTCCGAGATAGCCTCCCTCTTCAATGGCAGCACATCTCTCACCCAGCCCATCAAGCGGCGCTCTGGTTCAGAGGACTTGCTGCTCCGTGTGCCGTGCGTGTGTGGTGCAATCAATGACACCATGAGCGGTCTCTTCCATGATACTGAATACAAGGTGAGTCCAGACGACACGGCTGACAGCATCAACAGTAACTTCAGTGGGCTTGCGTGGAACGTTATTCCTACAGCAAACAAGACAATCACGGTtcaccttctgtgcggttgttccTCCATGGCATCGGAGGGGGTGGTTTCTTACACAGTCCAGCCTAAAGATACACTGAGCAACATCGCAACCTTGTTCAGATCAGGCTCGAGGGAGATCCTAAGCTTGAATGCGGGGGTCACGGATCCTGATTTTCTTAAGGAAGGTTGGATCTTGTTCATCCCGATGGGAGTTGCTAGTTCTTCTAAAAGAA AGTTTGGCGGTTTACCGATCATAATCACAGTATCAATATCAGCTGCAATTATGCTCCTTTTCGCGCTCACCATTGTACTTCGCCTGAGAAGGAGATCTCTGGTGCCCAATGTTGAAGTGCcaaagaaagagatggagagagtTCCCAGCAACACAAGCATAGCTATCCTAGAGAGCCGTTACTTTCCAACCAAGAGGATTGATG ATATTGATCCATTCCAAACGGAGAGGCCTGTGATTTTCAGCCTGAAAGCGGTTGGAGAGGCCACAGCTAACTTTGATGAGAAGAGGAAGATTGGTGAGGGTGGATATGGCATGGTCTACCTAGGTTTCATAGGAACACAT GAGATTGCAGTTAAGATGATGAAAGACAGCAAATCAAAGGAGTTCTTTGCTGAGCTGAAAGTGCTGTGCAAAGTACATCACATAAATGTG GTTGAGTTGATTGGCTATGCTTCTGGGGAGGATCACCTGTACCTTGTTTACGAGTATGTTCAGAATGGATCACTGAGTGAGCATCTCCATGATCCTTTGCTGAAAG GTCATCAACCTCTCTCATGGACTGCAAGAACACAGATAGCAACGGATGCTGCACGCGGTATCGAGTACATCCATGACCATACAAAGGCCTGCTATGTGCACCGTGACATCAAAACCAGCAATATTCTGCTAGATGATGGACTAAGAGCTAAA GTTGCGGATTTTGGGCTGGTAAAGCTAGTTGAGCGCAGCGACGAAGAAGATTGCCTGGCAACTCGTTTGGTTGGAACGCCAGGCTACCTTCCACCGGA GTCAGTTCGTGAGCTTCACATGACCACGAAGTCTGACGTCTATGCGTTTGGAGTAGTTCTTGCAGAGCTGATCACTGGTCTCCGTGCACTTGTGCGGGACAATAAGGAAGCTAATAAGACAAAGTCGCTTATCTCAACT ATGAGGAAAGCTTTCAAATCAGAAGATGTGGAGAGCTCACTGGAGAAAATCATAGATCCCTCCTTGAAGGACAACTACCCCATAGAAGAAGTGTGTAAG CTGGTAAACATTTCGATGTGGTGCTTGAGTGAGGATCCATTGGACAGGCCTGAGATGAGGGAGATTATGCCAATGCTGTCTCGAATTCATTTGACCTCCATAGAGTGGGAAGCGTCGCTCGGAGGTGACGCCGAAGTCTTTAGTGGTGTTTTCAATGGTAGATGA